One genomic region from Rosa rugosa chromosome 1, drRosRugo1.1, whole genome shotgun sequence encodes:
- the LOC133720542 gene encoding uncharacterized protein LOC133720542 isoform X2, with the protein MANPGVGAKFVSVNLNKSYGQPSHHHHPPHPGSYGPNRSRPGGSHATGGMVVLSRPRSAHKAGPKLSVPPPLNLPSLRKEHERFDSAGSGGGPAGAGVSGSGSRPNSAGMGWTKPTAAVALQEKEGFGDHGADGNGIDQTSVHGNDGAGRGNSVYMPPSARPGSVGPIATASAPAYHSLEKAMLLRGEDFPSLQAALPSGSGPAQKQKDGLNQKQRQVRDELLNEQRGSTSPQLQTSSRGTSNVLNGNGGESRGLGGNRASEQAQKQEDYFPGPLPLVRLNPRSDWADDERDTSHGFTDRGRDHGFSNTEAYWDRDFDMPRISVLPHKPVHNLSERRGLRDNETGKVSSSEVPKVDQYGRDVRTPSREEREGSSWRNATLPKDGITDQVGNDRNGFGARPLSLIRETARENKHNLMPFQESPQDNFGRKDAGYRHGGRQPWNNAMDSHASRGAEWNKRDRYGSEQQNRYRGDAIQNSSVSKPSYSLGSKGLPVNDPLLNFGREKRPFSKSEKPYVEDFGGTDFDTRDPFSGGLFGVVKKKKDVTRQTDFHDPVRESFEAELERVQKMQEQERQRILEEQEKALELARREEEERVRLAKEHIERQRRMEEEAREAAWRAEQEQLEAMRRAEEQRVAREEEKRRLFMEEERRKHAAKQKLIELEERIAKRKAETAKAGGNSLAVADENMSRMVKDKDVSRDIGDWEDGERMVERITASASSDSSLNRSFEMGCRTHLPRDSSAFVDGGKPVNSWRRDVYENGNNSTLLLQDQDNGHHSLRRDRDSSVGGRAQSRKELYGGGGLMPSRTYHKGGIADSHMDDISHLRGQRWNLSGDVDHYSRNMEIESDFHDNFAEKFSDVGWGQGRVHGNPYSSYPEPVYPNSDADGPYSFGRSRYSVRQPRVLPPPSLASMHKPSYRGEPDRPGPSAFPENEMQYNHAARSESTVQTGYDGNRPENLVQPEIIEVKQENAGNEEQKLDTTPRCDSQSSLSVSSPPSSPTPLSHDDLDESRDSSVLSAPGNSKNVTLPGQENESLVLPTVPGKDSSSVSTGDDEEWAVENNEQLQEQEEYDEDEDGYEEEDEVHEDMHLEGKESPDMDNFVLCFNEGVEVGMPNDEFDRTSRNEESTFVVPQVCSGTVEEHGSFDGIHTDEKTLQHMDDSSQLGAGSSSRMFQETEKAMQNLVIQPNNVPHKSPAPESMDHVDASSSSGPSSQHHVASSVNLTSHLLSSQTIMPTVSAVQNQTEGPVKLQFGLFSGPSLIPSPVPAIQIGSIQMPLPLHPQVGPSLAHMHPSQPPLFQFGQLRYTSPISQGVLPLAPQSMSFIQPNVPSGFSVNQSPGGPQPIQSGQGTTQNMKDDVVSLPTDNRQGLASRHLDPSQGYVSEGVNPKAAGENAETSVMGQRGAAKSYIGDSSSTSGSLFQAEDQGHNNLVGKNFSAFSGNGESEKRSQIGASSAQTVVKGRDIGGPKAYGPVPGGGRGKKFVFTVKNPGSRSFPVPELTHVESNGYKRRPPRRNMQRTEFRVRASADKRQSTGSVSSNHLGLEEKYAPVRGLGPSVRSGPRKVVMSNKQSKQISESEGMTPGSSSSQEIEYGSRTDKGVGKDALAKSQNLPHSGEGNLKRHFHSEEDVYAPLQSGVVRVFEQTGIEAPSDEDDFIEVRSKRQMLNDRREQREKEIKAKSRVSKVSRKPRSTLNSANLGKNSPVANGEAGNNIRSDFVGNEGRGLANAEVSAGFNTTGTQPLAPIGTPAVKSDGQADIRSQTMRSLHTSSLPVVSGGVKNLGRGMILDNKNKVPDNVPSSLGSWGNSRSNQQTQLDDAMKPGHFDSRAAVESLTTSVSSMSSSSILTKDKSFSSAANPINSLLAGEKIQFGAVTSPTILPSSSRAVPHGIGPPGPSRSEIQLSRNLSAAENDCNLLFEKEKHPPESCGQLEDSEAEAEAAASAVAVAAISSDEIVGNLGVCSVSGADTKSFVGAGIDGITAGGATDQQLASQSRATQSLSASLPADLSVDTTSNSLRPPLPSQNNFLIANYVVAPRPKGVEGADVDVDVISTGGSGDQQLASQSRSEESLSVSLPADLSVETPPISLWPPVPSPQNPSAQMLPHFPGGPPSHFPFYEMNPMMGAPVFAFGPPDESASTNLSQSQKNSAPPSAPIGTWQQCHSGVDSFYGPPAGFTGPFISPAGGIPGVQGPPHMVVYNHFAPVGQFGQVGLSFMGTTYIPSGKQPDWKHNPVSSAMGVSEVEMNNMNMVSTQRNPTNMPAPIQHLAPGSPLLPMPPMAMFDVPPFQSSADMSVQARWPHVPAAPPQSVPLSMQLQQQSDGMHTSKFSHAHGPVDQSLTGNRFPESRASAPFDNSRNFPVVTDATVARFPDELGLVDPSSSGSTGASTQGVVTKSSALSTSGDASKTDVDQNLSSSSVSGHNNASSNVKSQPSQHKNNVSNQQYGHSSYYQRGGSQKNSSGGEWSHRRMGFHGRNQSMGAEKSFPSKMKQVYVAKQTPSGNSTVS; encoded by the exons ATGGCTAATCCCGGAGTCGGGGCAAAGTTTGTATCTGTCAATCTCAACAAATCGTATGGGCAGCCTTCTCATCATCACCATCCGCCGCACCCTGGCTCCTACGGCCCCAATCGGTCCAGACCCGGCGGGAGTCATGCCACTGGAGGAATGGTGGTCCTTTCGAGGCCTCGCAGTGCGCACAAGGCTGGGCCGAAGCTTTCTGTACCACCCCCCTTGAATCTGCCCTCGCTGCGCAAAGAGCACGAGAGATTTGATTCGGCCGGTTCGGGAGGTGGGCCGGCTGGCGCAGGGGTGTCGGGGAGTGGGTCGAGGCCTAATTCGGCGGGAATGGGGTGGACGAAGCCCACTGCTGCTGTTGCATTGCAGGAGAAAGAAGGGTTTGGTGATCATGGAGCTGATGGGAATGGAATTGACCAGACTAGTGTGCATGGTAATGATGGGGCCGGTAGGGGGAACAGTGTTTATATGCCTCCTTCAGCTCGGCCTGGTTCAGTGGGACCGATTGCTACTGCTTCTGCTCCAGCTTATCACTCATTGGAGAAAGCCATGCTGTTGAGGGGCGAGGATTTCCCTTCTCTGCAGGCTGCTTTGCCTTCTGGATCAGGGCCCGCACAGAAGCAGAAGGATGGTTTGAATCAGAAACAGAGACAAGTCCGCGATGAATTGCTGAATGAGCAGAGAGGCAGTACGAGCCCGCAATTGCAGACATCAAGTCGTGGTACAAGCAATGTACTGAACGGGAATGGGGGTGAAAGTCGGGGTTTGGGTGGTAATAGAGCATCAGAGCAAGCACAGAAGCAGGAGGACTACTTTCCCGGTCCATTACCACTAGTTCGGTTGAATCCGAGATCAGATTGGGCAGATGATGAGCGTGATACGAGTCATGGTTTCACAGACCGAGGCAGAGACCATGGGTTTTCAAACACAGAAGCTTATTGGGATAGGGATTTTGATATGCCAAGAATAAGTGTTCTACCGCACAAGCCAGTTCATAACCTTTCTGAGAGACGAGGTCTGCGTGACAATGAAACTGGAAAGGTTTCTTCCAGTGAAGTCCCTAAGGTGGACCAATATGGTAGAGATGTAAGAACACCTAGTAGAGAAGAAAGGGAAGGAAGCTCATGGAGAAATGCTACTCTTCCAAAGGATGGAATTACTGATCAAGTTGGAAATGACAGAAATGGTTTTGGTGCAAGGCCATTGAGTCTAATCAGAGAAACAGCTAGGGAAAACAAGCATAATCTGATGCCTTTTCAAGAAAGTCCTCAAGATAATTTCGGTAGAAAGGATGCAGGGTATAGACATGGAGGGAGACAACCTTGGAACAATGCTATGGATTCACATGCAAGCCGAGGGGCTGAGTGGAATAAACGAGACCGTTATGGCAGTGAACAGCAGAACAGATACAGAGGTGATGCCATACAGAATAGCTCAGTGTCCAAACCCTCATACTCTTTGGGTAGCAAAGGACTACCTGTGAATGATCCATTACTCAATTTTGGAAGGGAGAAGCGTCCATTCTCAAAGAGTGAAAAACCTTATGTGGAAGACTTTGGAGGTACAGATTTTGACACCCGGGATCCCTTCTCTGGGGGTCTTTTTGGTGTGgttaagaagaaaaaagacgTGACTAGACAAACTGATTTCCATGATCCTGTTAGGGAATCTTTTGAGGCTGAACTTGAGAGGGTTCAGAAAATGCAAGAACAGGAGCGCCAGCGGATCcttgaagaacaagaaaaagcttTGGAGTTAGCTCGAAgagaagaggaggagagagtAAGGCTGGCTAAGGAACATATAGAGAGGCAGAGAAGGATGGAAGAAGAAGCTAGGGAAGCAGCATGGAGAGCAGAACAAGAACAACTTGAAGCCATGCGAAGAGCTGAAGAGCAGAGAGTAGCCAGGGAAGAGGAGAAACGGAGGTTGTTTATGGAGGAAGAAAGGAGGAAGCATGCTGCTAAGCAGAAGCTTATAGAATTGGAGGAGAGGATTGCCAAAAGGAAGGCTGAAACAGCAAAGGCTGGTGGTAATTCTTTGGCTGTTGCAGATGAAAATATGTCTAGGATGGTGAAAGACAAAGATGTCTCAAGGGACATTGGGGACTGGGAGGATGGTGAAAGAATGGTGGAGAGGATAACAGCCTCCGCATCTTCTGATTCAAGTTTAAACAGGTCCTTCGAGATGGGTTGTAGGACTCATTTACCTAGAGATAGTTCTGCTTTTGTGGATGGTGGAAAACCTGTTAATTCATGGAGAAGAGATGTGTATGAGAATGGGAACAACTCAACCTTACTTCTACAAGATCAGGACAATGGTCATCATAGTCTGAGAAGAGATAGAGATTCATCTGTTGGTGGGAGAGCTCAGTCAAGGAAAGAGCTCTATGGAGGTGGTGGATTGATGCCTTCTAGGACATACCATAAAGGAGGGATTGCAGACTCTCACATGGATGACATTTCTCATTTAAGGGGGCAGAGGTGGAACCTTTCGGGGGATGTGGATCATTATAGCAGAAACATGGAGATTGAGTCTGATTTCCATGATAACTTTGCTGAAAAGTTCAGTGATGTTGGATGGGGGCAGGGCCGAGTCCATGGCAATCCTTATTCTTCTTATCCTGAACCAGTATATCCAAATTCTGATGCAGATGGGCCTTATTCCTTTGGTAGGTCACGGTATTCTGTGAGGCAGCCTCGTGTCCTTCCACCGCCGTCACTGGCTTCTATGCACAAACCCTCCTACAGAGGTGAACCTGATCGTCCTGGCCCCTCAGCTTTTCCAGAAAATGAGATGCAATACAATCATGCAGCTAGAAGTGAATCTACCGTGCAGACAGGTTATGATGGAAATCGACCAGAGAATCTTGTACAACCTGAAATCATTGAAGTCAAACAAGAAAATGCTGGGAATGAGGAGCAAAAACTGGACACCACTCCAAGGTGTGACTCACAGTCATCTCTTTCTGTGTCTAGCCCCCCTAGTTCTCCAACTCCTCTTTCTCATGATGACTTGGATGAATCCAGAGATTCTTCAGTTTTATCTGCCCCAGGAAACAGTAAAAATGTTACCCTGCCTGGTCAGGAGAACGAATCCCTTGTACTACCTACTGTTCCTGGAAAGGATTCAAGTTCTGTCTCGACTGGTGATGATGAAGAATGGGCTGTTGAGAACAATGAACAACTTCAGGAGCAAGAGGAGtatgatgaggatgaagatggatatgaggaagaagatgaagtgcaTGAAGATATGCATTTAGAGGGGAAAGAGTCCCCCGATATGGACAACTTTGTTCTATGCTTCAATGAAGGAGTTGAAGTTGGAATGCCAAATGATGAATTTGATAGAACTTCAAGGAATGAAGAAAGTACATTTGTTGTACCTCAGGTTTGCTCTGGCACTGTTGAAGAACACGGGTCCTTTGATGGAATTCATACTGATGAAAAGACCCTTCAACATATGGATGATTCCTCTCAACTAGGTGCAGGTAGTTCTTCCAGAATGTTCCAGGAAACTGAGAAGGCAATGCAGAATTTAGTTATTCAGCCAAATAATGTCCCTCATAAGTCTCCTGCTCCTGAAAGCATGGATCATGTGGATGCTTCTAGTAGTTCTGGGCCATCTTCCCAGCATCACGTTGCTTCTTCAGTTAATCTTACCTCTCATTTGTTGTCTAGTCAGACTATCAtgcctacagtatctgctgTTCAAAATCAGACGGAGGGACCTGTCAAGCTTCAGTTTGGGCTGTTTTCAGGTCCATCTCTGATACCATCTCCAGTCCCAGCTATACAAATTGGTTCTATACAGATGCCTCTTCCTCTGCACCCTCAGGTTGGCCCTTCTCTTGCTCACATGCACCCGTCACAGCCTCCTCTCTTCCAGTTTGGACAGCTAAGGTATACATCTCCTATATCCCAGGGAGTACTGCCATTGGCTCCTCAATCGATGTCTTTTATTCAGCCCAATGTTCCATCTGGTTTTTCTGTAAATCAGAGTCCAGGAGGTCCTCAGCCTATTCAATCTGGTCAAGGCACTACTCAAAATATGAAAGATGATGTTGTATCACTTCCGACTGATAATCGTCAGGGCCTTGCTTCAAGGCACttggatccatctcaagggtaTGTATCTGAAGGGGTAAATCCAAAGGCAGCAGGAGAAAATGCAGAAACCTCTGTTATGGGGCAGCGGGGAGCAGCAAAATCCTATATTGGCGATAGCAGTTCAACGTCTGGGTCACTTTTCCAAGCGGAAGATCAGGGACACAATAATTTGGTTGGGAAAAACTTCAGTGCTTTTTCTGGTAACGGGGAATCTGAAAAGCGGTCTCAAATTGGAGCATCGTCAGCTCAGACAGTTGTCAAAGGAAGAGATATAGGTGGGCCAAAGGCTTATGGTCCGGTACCTGGTGGTGGCAGAGGGAAAAAATTTGTGTTTACAGTTAAAAATCCTGGCTCAAGATCATTTCCAGTTCCTGAGCTTACCCACGTAGAATCTAATGGATATAAGAGGAGACCTCCTCGACGTAATATGCAGCGTACTGAATTTCGTGTTCGAGCAAGTGCTGACAAAAGGCAGTCTACAGGTTCAGTATCATCCAACCATCTTGGACTGGAAGAGAAATATGCTCCTGTAAGGGGTTTGGGACCTTCTGTGAGAAGTGGGCCTAGAAAGGTTGTCATGTCGAATAAACAATCAAAACAGATTTCAGAGTCAGAAGGTATGACCCCTGGTTCAAGTAGTTCACAAGAAATAGAGTATGGAAGCAGGACTGATAAGGGTGTGGGAAAAGATGCCTTGGCAAAGAGCCAGAATCTCCCACATTCTGGAGAGGGAAACCTTAAAAGACATTTTCATTCTGAAGAAGATGTTTATGCTCCTCTGCAAAGTGGAGTTGTGCGGGTGTTTGAGCAAACTGGCATAGAGGCTCCTAGTGATGAAGACGATTTCATTGAAGTGAGATCAAAGAGGCAAATGCTGAACGATCGACGtgaacagagagaaaaggaaatcAAGGCAAAATCTCGggtctcaaag GTATCGCGGAAACCACGTTCAACTTTAAATTCTGCCAACTTGGGTAAGAATTCTCCAGTGGCAAATGGAGAAGCAGGAAACAACATTCGCTCTGATTTTGTTGGTAATGAGGGACGTGGATTGGCAAATGCTGAAGTATCAGCTGGATTTAACACAACTGGCACTCAACCGCTGGCTCCAATTGGTACTCCAGCTGTGAAAAGTGATGGCCAGGCTGATATCAGATCCCAAACTATGAG GTCCCTCCACACAAGCTCCCTTCCTGTAGTATCAGGTGGTGTAAAGAACCTTGGACGAGGCATGATTCTTGACAACAAGAATAAGGTCCCCGATAATGTTCCGTCATCTTTGGGATCATGGGGTAATTCACGGTCTAATCAACAG ACCCAACTTGATGATGCTATGAAGCCTGGGCACTTTGATTCTCGTGCTGCTGTTGAATCTCTCACTACCTCAGTTTCCAGCATGTCATCGTCATCCATCTTGACAAAGGATAAATCGTTTTCTTCTGCTGCAAATCCAATCAATTCCCTGCTTGCTGGCGAGAAAATTCAATTTG GCGCGGTCACATCTCCAACAATCCTACCATCTAGCAGCCGTGCTGTTCCACATGGAATTGGCCCACCAGGACCATCTCGGTCAGAGATTCAACTCTCCAGAAATCTTTCTGCAGCTGAGAATGATTGTAACCTTCTCtttgagaaagaaaaacacCCTCCTGAATCTTGTGGTCAGTTGGAAGACTCTGAAGCTGAAGCTGAAGCAGCTGCTTCAGCTGTTGCTGTTGCAGCGATCAGTAGTGACGAAATTGTTGGGAATTTGGGTGTTTGCTCTGTCTCTGGTGCGGATACGaagagttttgttggtgctggtATTGATGGGATAACTGCAG GTGGAGCTACTGACCAGCAATTAGCCAGTCAATCAAGGGCCACACAGTCTCTCAGTGCTTCCCTTCCTGCAGATCTCTCTGTTGACACCACTTCGAATTCCTTACGGCCACCCTTACCGAGTCAGAATAATTTCCTTATAGCCAATTATGTTGTGGCCCCCCGTCCCAAGGGTGTTGAAGGTGctgatgttgatgttgatgtgATATCAACAG GTGGATCTGGTGATCAGCAATTAGCCAGTCAATCTAGGTCCGAAGAGTCTCTCAGTGTTTCCCTTCCAGCGGATCTATCCGTAGAGACCCCACCAATTTCACTATGGCCACCTGTGCCAAGTCCTCAGAATCCTTCAGCCCAAATGCTTCCACATTTTCCTGGTGGCCCACCTTCCCATTTTCCTTTTTATGAGATGAATCCAATGATGGGGGCTCCTGTGTTTGCTTTTGGACCTCCTGATGAATCTGCATCCACTAACCTATCACAATCCCAAAAGAACAGTGCACCTCCTTCAGCTCCAATTGGGACCTGGCAGCAATGCCATTCTGGGGTAGATTCATTCTATGGTCCTCCTGCCGGTTTTACTGGTCCTTTTATCAGTCCTGCTGGAGGCATACCAGGTGTTCAAGGGCCACCCCACATGGTTGTTTATAACCACTTCGCACCTGTTGGACAATTTGGGCAAGTTGGCTTGAGTTTCATGGGTACTACCTATATCCCATCAGGAAAGCAGCCTGATTGGAAGCACAACCCTGTATCTTCGGCCATGGGTGTGAGCGAAGTGGAGATGAACAACATGAATATGGTTTCTACACAGCGCAATCCTACTAACATGCCTGCTCCCATCCAGCATTTGGCACCTGGGTCACCACTCCTTCCTATGCCACCTATGGCCATGTTTGATGTTCCTCCTTTCCAG TCA